The genomic segment AAGTTAGATGTTTCTAACTTTATTTAATCAAACTGGTATCAAACTCAGCCTCTCTTAGAGGATTTTATAaccaataaacatattttcatgttctagaatattttaaaatacattttcacaaaaccactcaaaaaaaaaaaagaaaagaaaaagaaaactgacccagaaacatctattcaatactttccaataaaaatataaagcaaaccaCAAAGGTAATTTAAACTTTTCTAGTACCTGtatctaaaaagtaaaaagaaacaggagaaattaatttcaataacatTTAACCTTATATACCAAAAATATCACTTCAACATATGCTTAATGTAAAAATACCGAGATATTAAAGATTACTAATTTTTGGACTATTTGTATAAAATGGTATAACTTgtactacttttaaaatattatgtcctaaatcttcaaaatccagtgtgtattttacatttacagcacacATCACTTTGAACTGACCACATTTAAGTGTTCAGTGTGGCTAGAGGCTATATAATCCTGGACATCACAGGTCTATAACATTATGAAATTGAAGCAATGAAATGGGAGGAAATAAGCATTAATTCAAGACCAGATTCTAACCTTTCAATTCTTTCTACTAAAAAGGTAAATGAAAttctgtttctgaaaatgttCTAATAGGCTACACAATAAAGagcctactttttaaaaagcactttttaaattttactacaattttCTATCACTTCCTACCTCTTCCTGCATAAGCAGAAAGGCTCACTGAAAGGTCTCCAGGCTCAACCACAACCCCCCAGTTTCCTCTCCTCACTTCTCAGAATCTCAGTTCACTTCTCTCGTCTGCAAACTAACTTCCAACTCATCTGCTAACAAAAAAGGTACCAGAATGCAAAAGCAAGAGGTCAAAATATCCCTTCCAAAAGCAAACCTACATGGGATTTCCTGAAAGTTACAAGTCAGACAATGGAAAACCTAGGCTTCCTCGTAACCTGGGATGTTCTCACTAGGATGTTCTTACCAGTCCGTGTGCTCTAATAAGTTCACCAATAAAATTCTATCTAAGAACTAGAAAGACAAGGGTATTGTGAGtgcaaatgtttttaaagaaaatagttttgaattttaattacCAGCCTgccctcccttttttcttttgacagaTTCTTTGGATTTCTTTTCCAATTGATAGAGTCCATCTGCACTTTCCCTCAGGATGACAAACAGTTCATTCTTCTGTCCAGTTTACAGAGACCTGGAGCCactcacatattttttttatttagttttccttgTTGGAATTATTGGAAGTTGTTTTGCAACCTGGGCTTTTACACAGAAAAACACGAATCATAGGTGTGTGAGCATATACTTAATCAATTTGCTTACAGCTGATTTCCTGCTCACTCTGGCTTTACCAGTGAAAATTGTTGTTGACTTGGGTGTGGCACCCTGGAAGCTGAGGATATTCCACTGCCAAGTAACGGCCTGCCTCATCTACATCAATATGTACTTATCAATTATCTTCCTAGCATTTGTCAGCGTTGATCGCTGTCTCCAGTTGACACACAGCTACAAGATCTATCGCATACAAGAACCTGGATTTGCCAAAATGATATCGACTGTAGTGTGGCTAATGGTCCTGCTTATAATGGTGCCAAACATGATAATTCCCATCAAAGATGTCGAGGAAAAGTCAAATGTGGGTTGTatggaatttaaaaaggaatttgggAAAAACTGGCATTTGCTGACAAATTTCATATGTgtagcaatatttttaaatttctcagccATTATTCTAATATCCAATTGCCTTGTAATTAGAAAACTCTACAGAAACAAAGATAATGAAAACTATCCAAATGTGAAAAGGGCTCTCATCAATATACTTGTAGTGACATCAGGCTACATCATATGCTTTGTTCCTTACCACATCGTCCGAATCCCATACACCCTCAGCCAGACAGAAGTCATATCTGACTGCTCAACCAGGATTTCCCTCTTCAAAGCCAAAGAGGCCACGATGCTCCTGGCTGTGTCGAACCTGTGCTTTGATCCTATCCTGTACTACCATCTCTCAAAAGCATTCCGCCTAAAGGTCACTGAGACTTTTGCCTCATCTAAAGAGATCAAGGCccagaaagaaaaaccaagatgTGAAAATGATGCATAAAATATGGGATTTTTCATGCTATCACTTTTTGCCTTACTGGATTGTAAAGCTACTTacagttttaaaagagaaaaaagaatctcagtaagaaaaaatacagaaagctaGCAAACATGGACTGGTTTACTTAAAATCCTGTTTCTAAATGCAAGCCGCACCTATACTCTCATGGTTGTTGATACCCCTTAACCCAAATATTTGCACAAAAAAACTAGAGTCTTGTTGAACCAATGTAAAACCTGCAATATCCTTGAAATCCAAAAGAGATCTATGACATAGACCCAGAGGTATTCATGACATAGTCACTTAAATGCCTGGACCTGACttcttgataaaaatatataaaacaatctcCATGTAAGTTGCCAGAAAGCCCTTCAGCAACACAATTTTAAAGACCTTtagaccattttaaaaaataaaagcacttacATGAAACAAtctgtgcctgatttattttcatttaagctATCACTTCAAGATGGTAACCTTTCAGCTCACTACGCCACTAATTTATAATAGCTGATTTTTTCTAATACAATAactcaaaacatttatttataaaaaggcTTCTGGAAATACATggataattttaatgtattatatatacttatattttacCTACTGGTTATAAATAAAGGCTTCCTATTGTTTAATGATAAATCTagtgatttcttatttttatatcacaGTAATATGAAACACACAGGCCCTATAACATTTTCAGGGGAAGTTATTAAATTATACTAACTACTGTAACTACTGTTTTGGAACTAGTAACCCACATCAAAGGTATGGAAAAATAGCACCAATCAAATGGTCTTAAAATAGACACACCTATTCCACATAGCAAGGCCACGTTAGGAAAGTAGCACAGGCTGGGCTGAATGGTGTCATTCTGATGCAGAAAGATGAGCCTCACTCCACGTGGGGGGCCGGAGTTTAAAGTGTGGGTAAGCTCTCAGGGTCACAACCCTTTGATCAAATTCTCTCTGAGGTAGATTATGCAGAAAGGATTTAACACAAggcattaaaaaaggaaagactcAGGGAAAAGAAGATTGCAGATTTTAGATAAGCATACATGAGAcgtattgtttgtttttaatttcattagtaAAAGCTCATATATAAACAGTTGGTAATCCATTTGCATTAGCTGCAATGATTAAGAAATGGTGTTCCTGGAAGCTAAGAAAACAAGTATGATTCCAAACTCATTTTTGCATTTGAGGAGTTATTTTCTGAAGCTTGAAATAcaatttcacaaatatattatGAGTGGGAATGTGAAtaacaaatatgaaaatgtacaaaGTGTCTATTACAAAACATGTAATGTGGTTAAGTGATACACAAAATCTCGCCAGCTACTAGTAATGACAAAAAATCCCAGCAGCATCACACATCTGACACAGTACAAATGACTTACCTAAGTTATAGGCTGGTAGAATGCCTATCCACCAGAACCTCTGTTTGTTGGTAGTCTAAAATACTTGCTTACTGATGGGCAGATCATGACATTATTCATGTAACAGAATATATGAAACTAGGTTATTTTCTGAATCTTTGGTCATGTCCCCTTTAGTCCTCTCTCCTTGGACTTCACTCACAAGGGCCACATATATTAgagacaggagaaataaaaaatattgttccCCATATTCTTATATTCTCCTCATGTCCATAATAGGTTAGTcagattttccctttttattaaaaCCAGACTCTCAATAGTATTCCTAATGTCAATGTTATATTAGTATTTAAGCATATCCTTTTGTTTCCCCTGCTGATGGCTTCCTCTGAATTGCACTCACAGTAAAGTGGAGTTTAGGGAAACTGGTGGTAGAAGGCTATTAAAAAATTGCACCCTATAATATCAGCTGTCTAGCAGTTCTTTTATGATGGCATTACAGTTGAATTATATCATGATTCATCATGAGACCTGGTAACTAGACATCATTCAAGCTCTTTCCGCTAAGGAAATAGTTCTTAGAATGCTAAAAGCTGGAAGTGACAGTGAAGACAAGGCCAGAGGAACAATGGGATAAAGAAACTGCTGCAAGTGCCCTGCTGTGATGCCCAGACACATGGACGAGGGAGCCCTCCAAAGCTCTGAGGGTTGTATGAGAAGCAAATAACCCTCAGCTGGTTTCaaccattttcaacatttttccaCAGTTGTTTTATTtacctccctcttttttttttaaataaatattttactttggtATAATTTCAGattcacagaaaagttgcaagataGCACACAGAGTTCACACAGGGCCTTCACTCACTTTGTCCTATAATGTTAATGACTTACAATAACAGTACACCTGTTAAAATGAAGAAGTTAATATTCATACATTGCTATTAAATAAATTCCAGGCTTTAACATCCTCCACTTTTTTACTccgaatatttttaaaacaaatcccagacatcatgaTACTTCATCCATGAATTTTTCAGGACACATCTCTAAAATATAAGGTCATCCCCTCTGCTCCCCtaaataaactgtgaaattaCACCATTACATTGAAAATGAGTGACATCTACAGGTAACAGTTGAAAACTGTAGATCTATTTAGGCAGTGATAAACAAGAATGAATTTTAGCAAGTTTTGACATAGCCCTGGACAcagaaaaattaacaacaaagagatttttaattataataagaaaCAACTATGGATTTAGTGATTTTGAAAGTCATCTCAAAGAGGATgttccaaaatacaaaaatataacaaaatatttagttTGCAAATCAAAAGCTCCTCAAAGACAAGGAAATAACATAATATACCTACAATTacatttatgatatataaaaGCAGCACTCAATGAAACAAATGACTCATTGAAATTGCACTTAACATAAAATTCCAGGAAAAAAGttaatgaaaccaaaaataaagattGTTTTCATCAGTGTGCAGATGGGtggattgaaaaaataataaaacgatgttttcagattttggcCCAATTATTACTAATATCAAAAAACTAACTTTGTTTCCCTTTAGAATAAAGCACAtaactttgttaaaattaaaacactaaaTTTCCAGCCAAGCATTCCCCATTTGCTATCCAGTTCTTAAATTCAACAGGTCCAAATCCCAATCTATCTCATATATAAGCTTTTCTATGAAGTCTTACCCAATTTCTCAACCAAATGATCTCTTTCCCTCCAATATTCATTCTTTGAAAGTGGAAGAGATTCAGGAATGTCAAATGGTTCACCTTCCAGTGGGTATTTGAGTTTTTACTCAATTATTGCACTTACTTGAGGTTTTGTCATTTATTGTCATGTTTGTCTCCCTCCTATTCTGTGCCTCAAAATTCTTACTCATCTATAGAATACCAAAAGCATCTACTATAACACAGTACACGTAAAACCTACTCAATAAGGTTACTTTCAAACTGAAGTAGAAAAACACATTTAGACATCATTTGCAGTGAGTCAAATGGTCTAAAgatattaatatagaaaattgCGTTTTCGAAATTAAAACAGCTAGTAATATCACACCACAAATTTGGGCTACATCAGTATATAAGCTCTAAGATCAGAATTATAACAAAAGCAGTagtaaatgcaaaaacaaacatacCTGCTATCATTATGCATCAGTCAAGAAACTAGTTGAATAATCTGACATTCAATAGTTAATgatattctaataaaataatcatGGTGTAAATTAATTGAAGCAATGACTTACCAGAGGTATAGGAAAATGTGTTGCATACTGCAAGTGACGGAGGAGGTCATAATTAGATGGAAAAATTAATTCCCTTGGTTTTTCCCTCTTCACTAACTTCTCATAATTAACCGACATTCTTCTGCCCAAGGAAGTGTTGGCATTCTCACAGGACTCTCCAGGCATGGGAGAAAAAATCTAAGTCATGTAAAACAAACATTGGAGATTGTAAATGAAAGAGAGCGAAACTAAACCACAGTGctacaaaccaaaacaaacacacaagacACTCATACAATAATACCTTTTTCTACTTTACTGAGcaaaaaatatgcagaaattttgttaatttctacaaAATTCATGTTCAGTAAGAATCTGTCAGTGTATCACCTCCCAAtttgaagatgagaaaatgaCAACATACACATAAGAAATTTATCTACACCATCCAGAGAACCAAAGAAAAAAGCAGACTTATAGGTGTTTTCCTCATAGGGCTACATCTACTACAAAAACATATACATGACAATAATTaactaataagatttttttttttttttttttttgagacacagtcttactctgttgcctgggctagagtgccatggtgtcaacctagcacagagcaacctcaaactcctgggctcaagcaatcctcccgcctcagcctccccagagtgctaggattacaagcatgagccaccgtgcccagcctaactGATAAGATTAATGAATAATAGCCACAAAGGTTTCAGTCTGTACCCAAAACAACTTTTATAAAAAGTTATGCATTGAGATTCATAGGTAAAACACATtgtaattataatgaaataaagtagAAGAAGGTATAACAAGTCCAAAGCCATGAAGGCTATTATTTAGAAGCTAAAGACATACATAGCAGATCAACATCAACTATCATGATGAAACCACATTCAGGCATTCCTGAGAAATGATgatttcaaaatgaacaaaagagcCAGACAGCCAACTAGGAGGACAGGAGTATCATAATTTGCAATGCAACCAAAACTGAGGATGAACTTAAGTGAGACGTATGAGATGATAATTATACCTTAGGCAGATTTATATCACAAGGAAAAGAGTCATTCTGGTACATGGTAAGAAACAGAAGGATGGAGACAAGTTGGAGTGGGAGTGAGTGGGTTAACTGTCAATAAGAATCGAAGGTTGAACCTACTGGAAATTCCGAACCAAAGTCAGTTTTAAAGTCACTCTTGTCTACTTCATCAAAAATGTTAGTGGTTCCTGAGTCAATGCCCATATGCGCCATAATACTCTGTTCCTGATAATTGCCGGAGAAAGAAAGTCACGTTGtaaattttggaatttattaAGAAATCGAAGCTAAAACATGATAGTGATATTTTCAACCATCCTATGTCTTTTGTTCTCCCTACTGCCTTTTCTCCCCCCAAAAACTGGAGGAAGCTTTAAGACATGCATTGTTTTCAATAATCACACTCTTTTCCCTCATGATGAGAAAGTTTCACTTCCATGATATTTTAAGGGAAGAGCACACAAACTTCCTGATTAAAAACAAATGGGCCGCAGTTGCCTTCTTTGGGCTATTTGGGCTATTCCCTGTCACATATTCACTAACTTttcttatgaagaaaaatataaaattatatctaagATATAAATTACCTTGAAatccaagaagagaaaagaaaaagcagaagcaCAGAAAACATATAAACAGGTAAAGGAACTTTAGTTTTCACCCTTGTAACTTCTATCGATAAATTAAGAAACAGAAGTATttatactgaaaaataatttttaagaacaccgtaccatttggaaaacaaatctTAAGAACACAAACTATGAATCAATGTTTGCAATTCTAATATCAGAGTTTTAATTATAAGTAGAgacactgtttttaaaatattataatggtATATGCCTAAACTCTCACAAAACCAATATGAGGCTTTTAAGGAATTGTCACAAACTCTCACTATTTTCTACTATTTCCCATCATCACCTTCATCTTTTTGCCTTGAAAATTTCAGTTAAGTATCTGCAGCAATGTTCAAAATATCAGATTTTGGCAGGAAATTATAAAGTCAAATTCACAGCATaaaacaatttgttgaaaagaacaCTTCTACAACATTTGAGAAAAAgagattacatttttaattaactaaaatgaaaatacgaTGTGTTATGACTAACACAGAATTTCCCATGACATAGAAAAGAATAAGTAATGAATACTACATTGGGGAAACAATGATTCTTAGAATGAAAACTCAGCTGAGAATTTGGAGTCAAAACAAGTCCAGTTTTGAgacacaacattaaagaaaaactagaaactaGAAACATATAGAATTGAAAGCATATAATTCTAATCCCATGAAAAATTTTATGGTCTGTCAAATCTTTTCATTAACAGCTTTATAGTATccaaaagaaaattctggaagacATAAGCTGTCATCCAAATATCCTTACTACGTGAGGAGTAGAGGTAAATGAGCTTTGTATTTAATAGCAAGAGAATACAACCAAAAACCATCACCCTTCTACCACTAAATAATCCATCTCAAAGTGGTTCCACAGCAGTTTAGTTttttaggtttggggttttttgtttttttttttttggtggtgggggGAATTATCTCCAGGGCCATACCTCCATTTTCACATCATGGTCCTTTGAATAGTGTTCATCTGCATTTTCCCCTGCTGGTGACCGTGGCCTGGTGGAGGCAGTGACTGACAAGTCTCCACGAGATATGAGGGTACACATGTATGCATCGTGGGAGAAGACGTCGTGGCGGATGAACTCACAAAAAAGCAGCACCAGGTTCACAAATTCCACCTTTTCACATTCACTGTTCGGATCCGCTATAGGGAAACAAATTCAATCAAGAATTGCTTGACCCAGTGGAAAAAACTACCAATTACTAAGGACTAACAACATTTTCCCTACTTTTCacaatccttttttcttttaaataaaagatttactGAGGCACTAGTGTTTTGTACAAAACTGACAGGCAGGTTTTGATTGTCCCctataaatgaaaaattgtatCCAATGTGCCAAGCACaatttcaagtttaaaaataGTAGTCCCTAACAAATAAACAACCATTTAAATACCAACTATGTAAAatgtcaggttaaaaaaaaaaaaaaaagaaagaaaagaaagtaagcaCAGCTAGACTGTTGTCTCGTGGCTTTACTAATAAAAtagctcaacatcactaatcatcagagaaatgcaaatgaaaaccacaatgtgatattatctcaccccagttagaatggtttttatcaaaaggACAGGCAATTATAGATACTGGCAAGGATGTTGAGagaggggaacccttgtacactgttggtgagaatgtaactTAGCAAAGCCACTATGGACAACAGTGTGGAgagtcctcaaaaaactacaaatagaactaccataggatctagcaatcccactactgtgaattcatccaaaggaaagaaaatcattatATTGGAGAGACATCtatactcccatgtttactgcagcactaatcacaatagccaaatatggaaccaacctaagtacTCATCAgtgtatgaatggataaagaaaatgtggtacgtatacacaatggaatattattcagccataaaaaagaatgaaattctgttatttgtagcaacatggatggaactggaggccattatgttcagtaaaagaagccagacacagaaagacaaatatggcatgttctcattcatatgtgggagctaaaaaagtggatctcatgaagataaagagtagaatggtgtttaccagaggccaggaaggggaggagtgggggaaagatgaagggaggggaaaaaggaatataaatgtatttatcatcactgaactatacacttaaaaatagtaaagatggtaaattacatatatgtttttatctcaattaaaaaaaatcaataaaacagcTCTTGAGTACTTTTTATAACTTGACTGTATCCACGTAATGGTGGGGATGTATGTGCACTTCTTCAAAGGAGACTTCTCAATAGAACCTCAATATAAAtggcattcaaaaaaaaaatagtaagtgggatccactgaaaagaaaaaaggaaactagaGAAAAGGACACAGATGgagttctggattttttttattcataacCGGTCTATTCAACGCACATTATGACTTTCAATACTATAACTACACTCTAAAGCTTTGTACATTGAAGATAAGgctaaaaatttttaagactGGGCTACAAAGCTCAATTCCTGGTACCATGACATTCACAAATACCAAGAGGAGACAGAAAGACTTAACCAAGGAACACTAAGCTCAGTTCCCTAAACCTTAAATCTAAGGATTTCCTCCCATCCACTACCAAATGCAGTGACGAGCAGCCTCTCTCAGAGAAACGCAACAGCTTTCTCTGACAGACAGTAAATGAGAGCCAGAACCAGCAAGGGCAAAGAAGGGGGAAGTTTTTCCCAAAGAGAGAACAGGAGTGGAGATGGATGTGAGGTAAGTCAGAACTGCAAACTTCCCTGCCTGACAACACATTTCCTGCTATCAGGGATCTCCTCCTCGTCTTttcattcttctccttccttcaccGGTACCGATGCTCCAGGTATCACTGCTCCCTACATCGCAACCACTACCTTGCTTTAGCACTTACTCTCCCTCTGGCCTAGAACACCACAATTAAGGAACAGCCCTTTGTCTCAAAGAACCTCACCCTCAGGCCTCACTCAACCCCAAATGAGGCCCCTCCTCAGAGGTTTCAGAAGCAACACTATTTCTTGctgctttccctttttcttctccaaaagtctcccttccccctcccacctcttttctcccctttctatCACTTTCACTTTTGCCATGTTTCTGTTGTTCCATCTCTAACTATCCTAAGATCCTCCCTCCTATATTTTATCATGTGAAAATCTCACAATAATATCAAACCTACGTAGCTCACACAAATGACTTCTCAAAAGTGTCCACCACAGTCTGAACCCACTGGTGGTGGTTTACTCACAAACTCTCAACTCCCCACCAACAATaaagtaaaagacaaaaaaagaacttGAGATGACAGGAACATCCAAAAGAGTACAGCGAAGCAGCCAAACATCTTTATAAATGACTTCCTTGTATCAAGGCCCTGGTTATAAGTACTGTTGTTTGATactttttacccatttttaaactCAGGagttagaaaattcaaaatttagaaaatagctcaaaaagagaaaattccaaACCAGAATATATAGACAAATGTCACAAGACCTTAGCTACTCTGTTATGGTAAAAAAGATATTAAAGGGAAAATAGTATCCCAAATATGAGGGAATGGGgtgacttttttaaattattagaatatggaaattttaaagtctttgaagcttgactctttttaaaattgtctaaCAGTCTCCATTAAAAACATGCCACAAAATTTTTCtcagtaaaaaatataatatattcagtGCCAACAACCTTAAATAAgatggggttaaaaaaaaaaaaaagaaatcaactgaaaaaaaaaagattaatctcTTATATAAGGTCTAGAAGCAAAGAGCTTTCTTTACTTACACAATGAGGGGGCCTGTGTATCTAAAAACCTTAGCAGAACATTCTGGAAAACAGGCAAACTAGATCCAGCAAGAGAGGCTGAAGAAATAGACTCCTTCTCATCCAAGACTTCTGATTCACCACATCtctacagattaaaaataaataatcacagtTAAGTATACACAATAAGTATAGTCATAATGGGTCATAAATTTGTTACTTTTCATTAACATTTAACTTCTCAGATAAAACGTGGAAAATTGAGATTTCCATACTTATTTGAGGGCCATCCCTCATAGGTGAATAATTTCTAAAAGCTGAAGAAAACTACCCctgaaaaattcaaatgatttcaAAGAACTTCCCTGAAAAACATTATTCACATGAATTACAAACTCCACACAGTGCTGTATGAATGCCCACTAAGTATATAATGGCACAATAAACTACCCATTATCCTTAGGcaaaattgctaaaaataatttgaggttgtcttagtttttaaataactCATGTTTAACTGTATTCTCCTGGGAAATATTTGAGCACatattgaatttgattttttGTACTTGTGTGGTTTTGTCAAGAGGCTGTATTTATGAGTCTGTTTGGAGAAGTGTGGTGTCAATTGAGAAAGCTAACATAATTCCACTAAtaagattatttcacttaatcatcACACTACAATAAGATCTCTCAGAACCTCTAGGAATCACCGCAGTTCACGAAATACCTCTAGGGAAGTTAACTTCTACATTGCTAAATACAGAACTTACTAGGAGATCAGAAAAGAAACAGCTTACTAGCAATCAGAatctcattttctattcttttagatATTCCTTTAATCATTCCCATTTTCATTATTCcttaatcttaaaatattaagtacatTATATTAAGATGTTATTTCTCCAATCCTCTATTTGCAAAGGGCAAGTTTTAAAGATGGCGATGCTTAATAAAAATCAGTTATCCTAAACAAAATctgagagaatacatttttagATATGGATATATTCAGACCtattaaaattacaaagtaaTCTATCTATGAACCTCTTCTgaaagtggtgtgtgtgtgtgttctgaaaaacaaggaggaaaaaaaggtataaaatatatatacagaatgtAGAAAGAGCaatgaaatatttgagaaattcaACTTTAGTTACTAAAGTTTGTGCACTGGAATTCACCATAGAATAGTGTATTTATAATCTGttgaaaaaagcaataaaaggctTTCCTAATTTGCACATTGTACAATAGGCCACCTGCggccttaagtgcggccttttgactaaACCCAAATTTTAcaagaacaaatccttttatttaaagggatgcagcagagaaagatcaAGCTTtccttgcctcctttggtgcttaaaaaagaacaatcttgaaattgaaggccgcaggttccccacccctggatctTTATGCCACAATTTCAACaatatgattttttgtttttggtaaacaTGGCTTTCCCAACAGAAAAAGAGCAATGTCTGCTAAAatgttctttctatttctttttttaatagcttcataGGAAGTAGGTGTATTATCACCAACACAGAGAACCAGCTAAGGTTTATCTAGGCACGCAACAAACATCTTCTTAGCATCTACCATGCGCCGAGCACGATTCTGGGTGCCAAAGACACAAACTGCACAAATGAGTGAGGTCCCATTACCTTCCAGAGGGGAAGGCAGGTATTAAACAACAAGCAAATTAACTAGATTCATGTGCACTGCAATGAGGAAAGCACAGCAGAGTGATGTGAGACAGAGTGACCAAGGGGTGGATGCTGTAAACTTTAGATCACATGGTGATGGAAGACCTCCCCAAGCTCACACACGTTGAGCCAGGAACACTGGAAGGAAGAGACACTTCCTGAAATGGGAATGCCAGAATGAAGCTGGCCATGCAAAAGATTAGGGAGCAGAGTGCACcacccagaaaaaaataagagtagaGGCCCCAAGACAAAAGTGAATTTTTGTGTTGGAGGAATAAAAAAACCAACACAGCTAGAGCTCGGACCCCAGGGAGACAGGTCCCAGATGAGGTGGGAAAGGCAGTCAGGGCCAGCTCAAGAGCAGCTCCACAGGCCACAGTCAGGAGCCCTGAGTCTTAGTAAGGGGACAATGTGatctgtttacattttaaaagatcactggCTGCTGTGTAGAGGATGGTGGGAACAAGAGAGGAAATACAGAGAGGAGGGGTAGGAGGCCTCCAAGTTGCCCAGGTAAGAGATGACGAGGACCTCATCAGATCACATACACCCTGTATCTGTCCCTGCTAAAGTTTACAGGCAGAAAAGAAGCTTCACTTAGAA from the Eulemur rufifrons isolate Redbay chromosome 7, OSU_ERuf_1, whole genome shotgun sequence genome contains:
- the GPR171 gene encoding G-protein coupled receptor 171, giving the protein MTNSSFFCPVYRDLEPLTYFFYLVFLVGIIGSCFATWAFTQKNTNHRCVSIYLINLLTADFLLTLALPVKIVVDLGVAPWKLRIFHCQVTACLIYINMYLSIIFLAFVSVDRCLQLTHSYKIYRIQEPGFAKMISTVVWLMVLLIMVPNMIIPIKDVEEKSNVGCMEFKKEFGKNWHLLTNFICVAIFLNFSAIILISNCLVIRKLYRNKDNENYPNVKRALINILVVTSGYIICFVPYHIVRIPYTLSQTEVISDCSTRISLFKAKEATMLLAVSNLCFDPILYYHLSKAFRLKVTETFASSKEIKAQKEKPRCENDA